From the genome of Ignavibacteria bacterium, one region includes:
- the rplB gene encoding 50S ribosomal protein L2: MGLKKLKPVTPGTRFAIVPDFSEVTKAKPEKSLLKPIKKSGGRNNEGKLTSRHRGGGHKRMYRIIDFKRDKREIPGKVHSVEYDPNRSVRIALIHYADGEKRYILAPNELKIGETIVAGADVEIKAGNAMPLSSVPLGSFVHNIEVRPGKGGQIARSAGTSAQLVAREGKFAQIKLPSGEVRLVPTNCYATYGVLGNSDHENITLGKAGKKRWLGWRSFVRGVAMNPIDHPNGGGEGKSKSGGGWQHPTSPWGQKAKGLKTRKKKKTSSKYIVKRRK; encoded by the coding sequence ATGGGATTAAAAAAATTAAAGCCAGTAACACCGGGAACACGATTCGCAATCGTGCCAGATTTTTCCGAGGTCACAAAAGCAAAACCGGAAAAATCTTTACTCAAACCGATTAAAAAATCTGGCGGAAGAAATAATGAAGGTAAGCTAACTTCACGTCACCGCGGCGGCGGTCATAAACGGATGTATCGTATTATCGATTTTAAGCGTGATAAAAGAGAGATCCCTGGTAAAGTTCATTCAGTTGAATATGATCCAAACCGTTCTGTAAGAATTGCATTGATACATTATGCAGACGGTGAAAAACGTTACATTCTAGCGCCAAATGAATTGAAGATCGGCGAAACAATTGTGGCTGGTGCCGATGTGGAAATCAAGGCGGGTAACGCAATGCCGCTCTCAAGTGTGCCCCTTGGAAGCTTTGTTCATAATATTGAAGTCCGACCTGGAAAAGGCGGACAGATTGCCCGAAGTGCAGGAACATCCGCGCAGTTAGTTGCACGTGAAGGTAAATTTGCTCAAATCAAACTACCTTCGGGAGAAGTAAGATTAGTCCCAACAAACTGTTATGCAACTTATGGTGTGCTCGGAAATTCTGATCATGAAAATATTACTTTAGGTAAAGCCGGAAAAAAGAGATGGTTGGGATGGAGATCCTTTGTTCGAGGAGTTGCGATGAATCCCATCGATCACCCAAATGGTGGCGGTGAAGGTAAAAGTAAGAGCGGCGGCGGATGGCAGCATCCCACTTCCCCTTGGGGACAAAAAGCCAAAGGTCTGAAAACAAGAAAGAAAAAGAAAACATCAAGCAAATATATAGTTAAGAGAAGAAAGTAA
- a CDS encoding 50S ribosomal protein L23: MKKMIHQILIKPLITEKVTETQEQKNQYGFQVALNANKIEIANAIEKKFNVEVTKVRTVRHQGKTKTQFTKSGRFTGRTSKFKKAYVTLKEGQKIDFFENV, encoded by the coding sequence ATGAAGAAGATGATACATCAAATTTTGATCAAACCTTTGATCACTGAAAAAGTTACTGAAACCCAGGAACAAAAAAATCAGTATGGATTCCAAGTTGCACTCAATGCCAATAAAATTGAGATCGCAAATGCTATTGAAAAAAAGTTTAATGTAGAAGTTACTAAAGTGCGAACTGTCCGTCATCAAGGTAAAACAAAAACTCAATTTACTAAAAGCGGAAGATTTACTGGACGCACGTCGAAATTTAAGAAAGCATATGTGACTTTAAAAGAAGGTCAGAAAATAGATTTCTTTGAAAACGTATAA
- the rplD gene encoding 50S ribosomal protein L4, with product MKIDVYKIDGTKTGKQVELNPEVFEIVPNDHSIYLAVKLFNANQRQGTHKTKERNEVRGGGKKPWRQKGRGTARAGSSRSPVWIGGGTIFGPRPRDYGFKLPKKVKKLAFKSALSYKAKGNEIFVVEDFTFEQPKTKEMAQILKSLQLNSKKTLLLTGKNDTAIHKSGNNIPKFKVIEAKNVSTYDILNSKTLLLQQSAVELINTTLS from the coding sequence ATGAAAATTGACGTATACAAAATAGATGGAACGAAGACCGGCAAGCAAGTTGAGCTTAATCCGGAAGTTTTTGAGATAGTTCCGAATGATCACTCGATATATCTTGCAGTGAAACTTTTTAATGCCAATCAAAGGCAGGGAACTCATAAAACAAAAGAACGAAATGAAGTAAGAGGCGGCGGAAAAAAACCTTGGCGTCAAAAAGGACGCGGTACTGCTCGCGCTGGATCTTCACGTTCTCCTGTATGGATTGGCGGTGGTACTATTTTCGGTCCGAGACCACGTGATTATGGTTTCAAGTTACCTAAGAAAGTTAAGAAATTAGCTTTCAAGTCAGCCCTTTCCTATAAAGCAAAGGGAAATGAAATATTTGTTGTGGAAGATTTCACTTTTGAGCAGCCAAAAACAAAAGAAATGGCTCAAATATTAAAATCTCTTCAGCTCAATTCTAAAAAGACTCTGCTGCTTACAGGAAAAAATGATACAGCAATTCATAAGTCTGGAAATAACATTCCAAAATTTAAAGTGATCGAAGCAAAAAATGTTTCTACTTATGACATATTAAATTCGAAAACATTATTGCTTCAGCAAAGTGCAGTTGAATTAATTAATACGACGTTAAGCTAA
- a CDS encoding 50S ribosomal protein L3, whose amino-acid sequence MIGLLGKKTGMTRIFDESGNIIPVSIIEAGPCFVTQVKTKDKDGYDAVQIGFDDKRLKSVNKPLKGHFDKVKIAPKKFLAEFRNYDVKDLSEGSELGVDVFKEGDKIDVQGVTKGKGFQGVVRRHGFGGGAQTHGQSDRLRAPGSIGASSYPSRVFKGQKMAGRMGGDNLTIRNVKIIKVEKDANLIYLKGAIPGHINGYVKLIKK is encoded by the coding sequence ATGATTGGCCTTTTAGGTAAAAAAACAGGGATGACAAGAATTTTTGATGAGAGTGGAAATATTATTCCTGTTTCCATTATTGAAGCAGGTCCTTGTTTTGTAACTCAAGTTAAAACAAAAGATAAAGATGGATACGATGCGGTACAGATTGGCTTTGATGATAAAAGATTAAAGAGCGTTAATAAACCGCTCAAAGGACATTTTGATAAGGTTAAAATTGCACCAAAGAAATTCCTTGCCGAGTTTCGTAACTATGATGTAAAAGATTTAAGCGAAGGTTCTGAATTAGGTGTTGATGTGTTTAAAGAAGGTGATAAAATTGATGTGCAAGGTGTAACAAAAGGTAAGGGATTTCAAGGTGTGGTTAGACGTCATGGTTTTGGCGGTGGTGCTCAAACTCACGGTCAAAGTGATAGATTAAGAGCTCCTGGTTCGATTGGAGCGAGCTCTTATCCAAGCCGTGTCTTTAAGGGTCAAAAAATGGCTGGAAGAATGGGTGGAGATAATCTAACCATTCGCAACGTGAAAATTATCAAAGTGGAAAAGGATGCAAACCTAATTTACTTGAAAGGTGCAATCCCTGGTCACATTAATGGTTATGTGAAATTGATTAAAAAATAA
- the rpsJ gene encoding 30S ribosomal protein S10, whose product MTSQKIRIKLKSYDHNLIDKSAEKIIKTVRSTGAIVSGPIPLPTKRTVYTVLRSPHVDKKSREQFEIRSHKRLIDILNSNNKTVDSLMKLDIPAGVDIEIKV is encoded by the coding sequence GTGACAAGCCAAAAGATCCGAATAAAACTGAAATCTTATGATCATAATTTGATTGATAAGTCTGCTGAAAAAATTATTAAGACAGTTCGCAGCACTGGCGCAATTGTGTCAGGGCCTATACCTTTGCCAACAAAAAGAACCGTCTATACTGTGCTTAGATCTCCTCATGTCGATAAAAAATCCCGTGAACAATTTGAAATCCGTTCACACAAACGACTCATTGACATTCTGAATTCGAATAATAAAACAGTTGATTCACTAATGAAATTAGATATCCCCGCTGGTGTCGATATCGAGATTAAAGTATAG
- the tuf gene encoding elongation factor Tu: MAKEKFDRSKPHVNVGTIGHVDHGKTTLTAAMTMVLSKKGLSAVRTFDSIDNAPEEKARGITIATAHVEYSTANRHYAHVDCPGHADYVKNMITGAAQMDGAILVVAATDGPMPQTREHILLARQVGVPRIVVFMNKVDAVDDPELLDLVEMELRDLLTKYEFPGDEIPIIRGSALKAMEKAINPAIPIDDPDFKCIYDLLDAVDNYVPVPQRDADKPFLMPVEDVFSITGRGTVGTGRVERGQIKVSDEVEVVGLGAHKKTVITGIEMFRKELDYAIAGDNAGLLLRGVGKDDLERGMVIAKPGSITPHTKFDCEVYILSKEEGGRHTPFFTGYRPQFYFRTTDVTGIAYLPEGIEMVMPGDNVKMRIELISEIAMEDGLRFAIREGGRTVGAGVVTKIHE; the protein is encoded by the coding sequence ATGGCAAAGGAAAAATTTGATCGAAGTAAACCTCACGTTAACGTGGGAACGATTGGCCACGTTGACCATGGTAAAACTACTTTAACCGCCGCTATGACTATGGTTCTTTCGAAGAAAGGATTGTCTGCGGTTAGAACATTTGATAGTATCGACAATGCACCGGAAGAAAAAGCTCGTGGAATCACGATTGCAACTGCTCACGTCGAATACTCTACTGCAAACAGACATTATGCTCATGTTGACTGTCCGGGTCACGCTGACTACGTAAAGAACATGATCACGGGTGCAGCACAAATGGATGGAGCAATCCTCGTCGTGGCCGCGACTGATGGTCCAATGCCCCAAACAAGAGAGCATATTCTTCTTGCACGTCAAGTTGGTGTACCTCGAATTGTCGTGTTTATGAATAAAGTCGATGCAGTTGATGATCCTGAATTACTCGACTTAGTTGAAATGGAACTCAGAGATCTGCTTACAAAATATGAATTTCCAGGTGATGAGATTCCTATCATCAGAGGAAGTGCATTGAAAGCAATGGAAAAAGCTATTAATCCAGCCATTCCGATTGACGATCCAGATTTCAAATGTATCTATGATCTTTTAGATGCAGTTGATAATTATGTTCCAGTTCCACAGCGTGATGCAGATAAACCATTCTTGATGCCCGTTGAAGACGTATTTAGTATCACAGGTAGAGGAACAGTAGGTACTGGTAGGGTTGAAAGAGGACAAATCAAAGTCAGTGATGAAGTTGAAGTAGTAGGTTTAGGAGCTCACAAGAAAACCGTTATCACTGGTATAGAGATGTTCAGAAAAGAATTAGATTACGCCATCGCTGGTGACAATGCTGGATTATTGTTGCGTGGTGTCGGTAAGGATGATTTAGAAAGAGGAATGGTTATCGCAAAACCAGGAAGTATCACTCCGCATACTAAATTCGATTGCGAGGTTTATATTTTATCAAAAGAAGAAGGTGGACGCCATACTCCATTCTTCACTGGTTACAGGCCGCAATTCTATTTCAGAACAACTGATGTAACAGGTATTGCATATTTACCTGAAGGAATTGAAATGGTTATGCCTGGTGATAACGTAAAAATGAGAATTGAACTGATCTCCGAAATCGCAATGGAAGACGGATTACGATTCGCTATTCGTGAAGGCGGAAGAACAGTTGGTGCTGGAGTAGTTACAAAAATTCATGAATAA
- the fusA gene encoding elongation factor G — protein sequence MSKRIDISKIRNIGIMAHIDAGKTTTTERILFYTGRLHRMGEVHDGAATMDFMEQERERGITITSAATTCEWSNHRINIIDTPGHVDFTVEVERSLRVLDGAIALFCAVGGVEPQSETVWRQADKFNIPRIAFVNKMDRVGADFYNVIQMMKDRLGANVVPIQLPIGDGELFSGVIDLITMQARMYNEDPLGAEFTDFEIPKDLLEQAKEYRTKMLESVSEIDDTLLEKYLDGKPISEAEIKSVLRRATIEVKIIPVLCGSAFKNKGVQKLLDAVVDYFPSPADLPEIVGHHVNLSDMVIRKANEKEKFTALAFKIMTDPYVGKLTFFRVYSGKADAGSYVLNSSKDKKERFGRLLQMHANHRTDIDSVVAGDIAAAVGLKHTKTGDTLCDSTDPIILEKMEFPEPVIQIAIEPKTKVDQDKLSEALNKLADEDPTFRISSNEETGQTLISGMGELHLEIIVDRMKREFRVEANVGRPQVAYRETITKKVEAEGKFVRQSGGRGKFGHVWLEIEPNEKGKGFEFINKIVGGTVPKEYIPAVSAGVQDAMRNGVIAGFPVVDVKVTLFDGSYHEVDSDEISFRVAGSMGFKEGAKKASPVLLEPYMSVEVISPEEYLGDVMGDLNSRRGKIEGFSARKDAQIINAIVPLSEMFGYATILRSMTQGRAIYTMQFSHYQETPKSISDQIVEKAVGKGVLV from the coding sequence ATGAGTAAACGTATTGATATATCGAAGATAAGAAACATTGGTATTATGGCGCACATAGACGCCGGTAAAACTACCACAACTGAGCGCATTCTTTTCTATACTGGTCGACTTCACAGAATGGGTGAAGTGCATGATGGTGCCGCAACTATGGATTTTATGGAGCAGGAAAGAGAAAGAGGAATCACAATTACAAGCGCTGCAACTACATGTGAATGGTCTAATCACAGAATTAATATTATTGATACTCCTGGACATGTGGATTTCACAGTAGAAGTTGAGCGTTCTTTAAGAGTTCTTGATGGTGCAATTGCATTGTTTTGCGCTGTAGGCGGCGTAGAACCACAATCTGAAACTGTTTGGCGACAGGCTGACAAATTCAATATTCCAAGAATTGCATTTGTAAATAAGATGGATCGGGTTGGTGCCGACTTCTATAATGTAATTCAGATGATGAAGGATAGACTCGGTGCAAATGTAGTTCCCATTCAATTACCGATTGGTGATGGTGAGTTATTTAGCGGTGTGATTGATCTCATCACTATGCAAGCCAGAATGTATAACGAAGATCCGCTCGGTGCAGAGTTTACCGATTTTGAAATTCCCAAAGATCTTTTAGAGCAAGCAAAAGAGTATCGCACAAAAATGCTCGAATCAGTTTCCGAGATTGATGATACACTTCTCGAAAAATATTTAGATGGTAAACCAATAAGCGAAGCAGAAATTAAATCAGTTTTACGGCGAGCAACCATCGAAGTAAAAATTATTCCCGTGCTTTGCGGCTCTGCATTTAAAAACAAAGGTGTTCAAAAGCTTCTTGATGCCGTAGTGGATTATTTCCCATCACCTGCAGACCTGCCTGAAATTGTAGGTCACCATGTGAATTTGTCTGACATGGTTATTCGGAAAGCAAATGAAAAAGAAAAGTTCACGGCCCTCGCATTTAAAATCATGACTGACCCATATGTCGGTAAGCTGACGTTTTTCCGAGTGTATTCTGGTAAAGCGGATGCAGGATCATATGTGCTTAATTCCTCTAAGGATAAGAAAGAACGATTTGGAAGATTGCTTCAGATGCATGCCAATCATCGTACAGATATTGACTCAGTAGTTGCTGGTGATATTGCAGCTGCTGTTGGATTAAAACATACCAAAACAGGTGATACGCTTTGCGATAGTACAGATCCTATCATTCTCGAAAAGATGGAATTTCCTGAGCCTGTGATTCAAATTGCAATCGAACCAAAAACTAAAGTGGATCAAGACAAATTATCAGAAGCTTTAAATAAACTAGCAGATGAAGATCCGACTTTTAGAATTTCATCTAATGAGGAAACTGGCCAAACTTTAATTAGCGGTATGGGAGAACTTCACCTTGAAATCATCGTTGATAGGATGAAAAGAGAATTTAGGGTAGAAGCAAATGTGGGAAGACCGCAGGTTGCATATAGAGAAACAATTACTAAGAAAGTTGAAGCTGAAGGAAAATTTGTTCGACAGAGTGGTGGACGCGGTAAATTTGGACATGTATGGCTTGAGATCGAACCAAATGAAAAAGGAAAAGGATTTGAGTTCATCAATAAAATTGTTGGTGGAACCGTACCTAAGGAATACATCCCTGCAGTTTCTGCTGGTGTTCAGGATGCGATGAGAAATGGTGTAATTGCTGGCTTTCCAGTTGTTGATGTCAAAGTAACTCTTTTCGATGGCTCGTATCATGAAGTCGATTCAGATGAAATTTCATTTAGGGTGGCTGGTTCGATGGGTTTCAAGGAAGGTGCGAAGAAAGCCTCGCCCGTATTACTCGAACCATATATGAGTGTAGAAGTTATATCACCCGAAGAATATTTGGGTGATGTGATGGGTGATTTGAATTCACGAAGAGGAAAGATCGAAGGATTTAGTGCGCGAAAAGATGCACAAATAATTAATGCAATAGTTCCGCTCTCTGAGATGTTTGGATATGCAACAATTCTTCGCTCAATGACTCAAGGAAGAGCGATCTACACAATGCAGTTTTCTCACTATCAGGAAACACCGAAAAGTATTTCCGACCAAATAGTTGAAAAGGCAGTTGGCAAAGGAGTTTTAGTTTAA
- the rpsG gene encoding 30S ribosomal protein S7: MRKRRADKKRILPDPKYNDMLVSRLINGIMASGKKNTSRRLVYDAFEIINEKTQKPAIEVFNKALTNAQPMIEVRSRRVGGATYQVPTEVRPARRIALAMRWLINYARERKDRSFASKLAAEIIAASNGEGSTIKKKDDTHRMAEANKAFAHFKW, from the coding sequence ATGAGAAAAAGAAGAGCTGACAAGAAAAGAATTTTACCCGATCCAAAATATAATGATATGTTGGTTTCGCGATTAATTAATGGAATTATGGCAAGTGGAAAAAAAAATACTTCGCGCCGATTAGTCTATGATGCATTTGAAATTATTAATGAAAAAACTCAAAAGCCTGCGATCGAAGTGTTTAATAAAGCTCTGACTAATGCCCAGCCAATGATCGAAGTAAGAAGCAGAAGAGTTGGTGGTGCGACTTATCAAGTGCCTACTGAAGTTCGTCCAGCAAGACGTATAGCACTTGCTATGCGTTGGTTAATAAATTATGCCCGCGAAAGAAAAGATAGATCGTTTGCAAGTAAGCTCGCGGCAGAAATTATTGCCGCTTCTAATGGTGAAGGTTCTACAATTAAAAAGAAAGATGATACACATAGAATGGCAGAAGCGAATAAAGCTTTTGCACATTTCAAATGGTGA
- a CDS encoding 30S ribosomal protein S12, whose product MPTINQLVRKNRVKVTSKNKAPALQSCPQKRGVCTRVYTTTPKKPNSALRKVARVRLTNQIEVTAYIPGEGHNLQEHSIVLIRGGRVKDLPGVRYHIIRGTLDTAGVTDRKQGRSKYGTKRAKTASK is encoded by the coding sequence TTGCCGACGATCAATCAATTAGTTAGAAAAAATAGAGTAAAAGTTACTAGCAAAAATAAAGCACCTGCTCTGCAGAGTTGTCCGCAGAAACGAGGAGTATGTACGAGAGTTTATACAACTACTCCGAAGAAACCAAATTCTGCTTTGAGAAAAGTTGCAAGAGTGCGATTAACTAATCAAATTGAAGTTACTGCTTATATTCCTGGAGAAGGTCATAATTTACAGGAACACTCTATTGTATTAATCAGAGGCGGTAGAGTTAAGGATTTGCCAGGCGTTAGATACCACATTATTAGAGGAACACTCGATACCGCAGGAGTAACTGATCGTAAGCAAGGTAGATCTAAATACGGAACTAAAAGAGCAAAAACTGCAAGTAAATAA